The following are from one region of the Cyanobium gracile PCC 6307 genome:
- a CDS encoding monovalent cation/H(+) antiporter subunit G → MTLAVLADHVSLLLLGAGLVFWFWGTWPLLESRSYLSKLHALSVADTLGSALMLLGLLLRIPGQWPLLVLALVALILWDTIFGYVLANCSLGSRREPEP, encoded by the coding sequence ATGACCCTCGCCGTCCTGGCCGATCACGTCAGCCTGCTGCTGCTCGGGGCCGGACTGGTGTTCTGGTTCTGGGGCACCTGGCCTCTGCTGGAGAGCCGCAGCTACCTCAGCAAGCTCCATGCCCTCTCGGTGGCCGACACCCTCGGCTCGGCGCTGATGCTGCTGGGCCTGCTGCTGCGCATCCCCGGCCAGTGGCCCCTGCTGGTGCTGGCCCTGGTGGCGCTGATCCTGTGGGACACGATCTTCGGGTATGTGCTGGCCAACTGCTCGCTCGGCTCCCGGCGGGAGCCGGAGCCATGA
- a CDS encoding Na+/H+ antiporter subunit E: MRRLLPLLLTTGFRLAVWCLLTADLSRLNLLIGLVVALLLPRAHSRPLPLRALLRALGRSLLAVPQAYLEALRLIVGREPVEGEISEATTDSTIPLLVFLDVFRITLTPFTIVLGLEDGGRRYRIHALRPRRAPAPGPQAGGPTP; this comes from the coding sequence ATGAGACGCCTGCTGCCCCTGCTGCTCACCACGGGCTTCCGGCTGGCGGTCTGGTGTTTGCTGACCGCCGATCTGAGCCGTCTCAACCTGCTGATTGGGCTGGTGGTGGCCCTGCTGCTGCCCCGCGCCCACTCCAGGCCCCTGCCCCTGCGCGCCCTGCTGCGGGCCCTGGGCCGCAGCCTGCTGGCCGTTCCCCAGGCCTACCTGGAGGCCCTGCGGCTGATCGTCGGCCGCGAGCCGGTGGAGGGGGAGATCAGCGAGGCCACCACCGACAGCACCATCCCCCTGCTTGTGTTCCTGGACGTGTTCCGCATCACCCTCACCCCCTTCACGATCGTGCTGGGCCTGGAGGACGGCGGCCGCCGCTACCGCATCCACGCCCTGCGCCCCCGCCGGGCCCCGGCGCCAGGGCCCCAGGCCGGGGGGCCGACCCCATGA
- a CDS encoding proton-conducting transporter membrane subunit, with protein sequence MAPPSGEALLIVWLLLPYTAAFLAALLPPLARGLALLCCLATGAVALAIQAGALPASLSLLGPYGVSLQPDGLAAPFLLLNALVCGAVVLDGWRRTLPGPFLLLLMVLHGGLASAFVAVDLVSLYVTLEVVGISAFLLILGSRSERSLWLALRYLLIGNTVMTLYLVGAAVVYLTQGSFRLEAVAGAGAAALALLLVGLLTKAGLFLSGLWLPRTHAEAPAEVSALLSGVVVAAGIVPLLRLSGVVPALAAVLPVIGLASACLGLVFALVEADAKRLLAWSTLSQMGLVVLVPAAGGLYALGHGLAKAALFLVARRFPGRDLAGWAGRPLAAGVWVPLWIGSLSIVGVPPLLGFFAKAGLDRTLPGPTGLLLSLLTAGTAAVYARLWGAPLQAAASASPPVAPTPPEPAWSPGVVVLLLALVLLGAAEASRSWSPELLPAAAKATLVLAAGVGLHRLLQPLRRRPWFRLPDLEAFPDLVGGMGVVGAGLLVWIR encoded by the coding sequence ATGGCGCCACCCTCCGGCGAGGCCCTGCTGATCGTCTGGCTGCTGCTGCCCTACACGGCGGCATTTCTGGCCGCCCTGCTGCCGCCCCTCGCCCGCGGGCTGGCCCTGCTCTGCTGCCTGGCCACCGGCGCGGTGGCCCTTGCGATCCAGGCCGGCGCCCTGCCGGCCAGCCTCAGCCTGCTCGGCCCCTACGGAGTGTCGCTGCAGCCCGATGGCCTGGCGGCGCCCTTCCTGCTCCTCAATGCCCTGGTGTGCGGCGCGGTGGTGCTGGACGGCTGGCGCCGGACCCTGCCCGGGCCCTTCCTGCTGCTGCTGATGGTGCTCCACGGGGGCCTGGCCTCCGCCTTCGTGGCGGTGGACCTGGTGAGCCTCTACGTGACGCTTGAGGTGGTGGGGATCAGCGCCTTCCTGCTGATCCTGGGCAGCCGCTCGGAGCGCTCCCTCTGGCTAGCGCTGCGCTACCTGCTGATCGGCAACACGGTCATGACCCTCTACCTGGTCGGTGCCGCCGTCGTCTATCTGACCCAGGGCAGTTTCCGGCTCGAGGCCGTCGCCGGAGCCGGTGCGGCCGCCCTGGCCCTGCTGCTGGTCGGGCTGCTCACCAAGGCCGGGCTGTTCCTCTCGGGCCTGTGGCTGCCCCGCACCCATGCCGAGGCACCGGCGGAGGTCTCCGCCCTGCTCTCCGGCGTGGTGGTCGCCGCCGGGATCGTTCCCCTGCTGCGGCTGAGCGGCGTCGTGCCGGCCCTGGCGGCCGTGCTGCCGGTGATCGGTCTGGCCAGCGCCTGCCTGGGCCTGGTGTTCGCCCTGGTGGAGGCGGATGCCAAGCGGCTGCTGGCCTGGAGCACCCTCTCCCAGATGGGCCTGGTGGTGCTGGTGCCGGCCGCCGGAGGGCTCTATGCCCTCGGCCACGGGTTGGCGAAGGCCGCCCTGTTCCTGGTGGCCCGCCGCTTCCCCGGCCGCGACCTGGCCGGCTGGGCCGGACGGCCCCTGGCCGCCGGGGTGTGGGTCCCGCTGTGGATCGGTTCCCTCTCGATCGTGGGGGTGCCGCCGCTGCTGGGCTTCTTCGCCAAGGCCGGCCTTGATCGGACCCTGCCGGGGCCCACCGGCCTGCTGCTCAGCCTGCTCACCGCGGGCACCGCGGCGGTCTATGCGCGCCTCTGGGGCGCTCCCCTGCAGGCCGCGGCTTCGGCATCGCCGCCTGTGGCCCCAACCCCACCGGAGCCCGCCTGGTCGCCCGGGGTGGTGGTGCTGCTGCTGGCGCTGGTGCTGCTCGGTGCCGCCGAGGCCAGCCGCAGCTGGAGTCCGGAGCTGCTGCCCGCGGCCGCCAAGGCGACCCTGGTGCTGGCGGCCGGGGTGGGGCTGCACCGGCTGCTGCAGCCCCTGCGGCGCCGTCCCTGGTTCCGCCTGCCCGACCTCGAGGCCTTCCCCGATCTGGTGGGCGGCATGGGTGTGGTGGGGGCCGGCCTGCTGGTGTGGATCCGATGA
- a CDS encoding cation:proton antiporter subunit C, whose amino-acid sequence MDPFRLLELLILVAVLVGFVGLLLRRNLFLKVLAMDVMGSAVVALFVLVAARAGLRSPILAAPLAPGAVAAPLPMADPIPQAVILTAIVIGLSIQALLLVVITRLARVDPSLDLASFDAGRLDAGGRR is encoded by the coding sequence ATGGATCCGTTCCGCCTGCTTGAGCTTCTGATTCTGGTGGCCGTGCTGGTGGGGTTCGTCGGGCTGCTGCTGCGCCGCAACCTGTTCCTCAAGGTGCTGGCCATGGACGTGATGGGCTCCGCCGTGGTCGCCCTGTTCGTGCTCGTGGCGGCGCGCGCCGGCCTGCGGAGCCCGATCCTGGCGGCCCCCCTCGCCCCCGGGGCCGTCGCGGCGCCGCTGCCCATGGCCGACCCGATCCCCCAGGCCGTGATCCTCACGGCGATCGTGATCGGCCTCTCGATCCAGGCCCTGCTGCTGGTGGTGATCACCCGCCTGGCCCGCGTCGACCCCAGCCTTGATCTGGCCAGCTTCGATGCGGGTCGCCTCGACGCCGGGGGGCGGCGCTGA
- a CDS encoding mechanosensitive ion channel family protein: protein MGAVLLLAWPGQIPAAIDVLLQPLVVLMKALLLLALAAVLRGLVGLLLTQWASHPAVRSDHRARRRQRYLSLLRVLRRLVNLACLLLFALWTVRGIPVLRDLSTNAVLASGAVLGALALVFQGLLRDFVAGLVLLLDDRYAIGDWVEITGRSGEVMDVGVLSTELRCADQRVVVVPNSHCEQVVNHTKLRSGAEVTLLLPRSLTDLGGAMAVIAEELAAFGSDAHWAARLLEPPRLLGLEAMTEDDLQVKALLITQAGQQGEARRALLGRLVERLQGWPQQPGEPPGSGF, encoded by the coding sequence ATGGGCGCGGTGCTGCTGCTGGCCTGGCCCGGCCAGATCCCGGCCGCCATCGATGTGCTGCTGCAGCCGCTGGTGGTGCTGATGAAGGCGCTGCTGCTGCTGGCCCTGGCCGCGGTGCTGCGGGGCCTGGTGGGGCTGCTGCTGACCCAGTGGGCCAGCCACCCGGCGGTGCGCAGCGATCACCGCGCCCGCCGCCGGCAGCGCTACCTCAGCCTGCTTCGGGTGCTGCGGCGGCTGGTGAACCTGGCCTGCCTGCTGCTGTTCGCCCTCTGGACCGTCCGCGGCATCCCTGTCCTGCGGGATCTGTCCACCAATGCCGTGCTGGCCAGCGGCGCCGTGCTCGGTGCCCTGGCGCTGGTGTTCCAGGGGTTGCTGCGGGACTTCGTCGCCGGTCTGGTGCTGCTGCTCGACGACCGCTATGCCATCGGCGACTGGGTGGAGATCACCGGGCGCTCAGGGGAGGTGATGGATGTGGGGGTGCTGAGCACCGAACTGCGCTGCGCCGATCAGCGGGTGGTGGTGGTGCCCAACAGCCATTGCGAACAGGTGGTGAACCACACCAAGCTGCGTTCGGGGGCCGAAGTGACGCTGCTGCTGCCGCGCAGCCTCACCGATCTGGGGGGCGCCATGGCCGTGATCGCCGAGGAACTGGCCGCCTTCGGCAGCGATGCGCACTGGGCCGCCAGGCTGCTGGAGCCCCCCCGCCTGCTGGGCCTCGAGGCGATGACGGAGGACGACCTGCAGGTGAAGGCCCTGCTGATCACCCAGGCAGGCCAGCAGGGGGAAGCCCGGCGGGCCCTGCTGGGGCGGCTGGTGGAGCGGCTGCAGGGCTGGCCCCAGCAGCCCGGCGAGCCGCCGGGATCCGGTTTCTAA
- a CDS encoding dienelactone hydrolase family protein produces MDPFASHPGPGLRLGRRELLLGAASAGFALAVRPVAASTVTTSTQGLTAGWVSVPGADGAIKAYRARPAKGSGFPVVLVVQEIFGVHAYIQDVCRRLARLGYLAIAPSLFDRQGDVTVLPDIAAILPLVATVPDAQVMADLDATAAWAAASGGGDVSRLGITGFCWGGRITWLYAAHNPKLKAGVAWYGRLVGQATDLQPVYPIDVIPRLKAPVLGLYAGEDDGIPMASVERMQAALKAAGSPSRIEVFPGLPHGFHADYRPTYREAAAAAGWTRMQAWFRANGVV; encoded by the coding sequence ATGGATCCCTTCGCTTCCCATCCCGGCCCCGGGCTTCGCCTCGGCCGCCGGGAGCTGCTTCTGGGCGCGGCGAGTGCCGGCTTCGCCCTGGCGGTGCGGCCGGTGGCGGCGTCCACCGTCACCACCTCCACCCAGGGACTGACGGCCGGCTGGGTGTCGGTGCCTGGCGCGGATGGCGCCATCAAGGCCTACCGGGCCCGCCCCGCCAAGGGCTCGGGCTTCCCGGTGGTGCTGGTGGTGCAGGAGATCTTCGGCGTCCATGCCTACATCCAGGACGTCTGCCGCCGCCTGGCCCGGCTGGGCTATCTGGCCATCGCCCCGAGCCTGTTCGATCGCCAGGGCGATGTGACCGTGCTGCCCGACATCGCCGCGATCCTGCCGCTGGTGGCCACGGTGCCCGACGCCCAGGTGATGGCCGACCTGGATGCCACCGCCGCCTGGGCGGCCGCCAGCGGCGGCGGCGATGTCTCGCGGCTCGGCATCACCGGCTTCTGCTGGGGCGGACGGATCACCTGGCTCTATGCCGCCCACAACCCGAAGCTGAAGGCCGGCGTGGCCTGGTATGGCCGCCTGGTGGGCCAGGCCACCGACCTGCAGCCCGTCTATCCGATCGATGTGATTCCCCGGCTCAAGGCGCCGGTGCTGGGGCTCTATGCCGGCGAGGACGACGGCATTCCGATGGCGTCGGTGGAGCGGATGCAGGCGGCCCTGAAGGCGGCCGGCAGCCCCAGCCGCATCGAGGTGTTCCCGGGCCTGCCCCACGGCTTCCACGCCGACTACCGGCCCACCTACCGGGAGGCCGCCGCGGCCGCCGGCTGGACCCGGATGCAGGCCTGGTTCCGGGCCAACGGCGTGGTGTGA
- the glmM gene encoding phosphoglucosamine mutase — MGEAASHPAVFPLGAPLADGVARFGTDGIRGRVGTGVTPALALQVGYWTGVVLQADGPVVIGTDSRRSGPMLVAALSAGLMAAGREVWQLGLCPTPAVPGTIRRQGAAGGLMVSASHNPPHDNGIKVFGASGAKLVAARQQAIEAGLQGRTAAPPLVGSGRLVTRPDLLAAYVASLRASTGGQRLDGCRVVLDLCWGSATACGEELFRSLGAEVLVLHGEPDGERINQGCGSTHLEPLKRAVLESGADMGFAFDGDADRMLAVDGRGRVVDGDHTLYLWGSALRREGQLPDDRLVATVMSNLGFERAWQASGGVLERTDVGDQHVHAAMEALGAGLGGEQSGHILSARHGMSGDGLLTALQVATLIQGGGLKLAEWMDGSFQPYPQRLVNVTVPDRQRRQQWQQCEPLRLAVAEAEAAMAGHGRVLVRASGTEPLLRVMVEAAEQSQVDHWSESLAAAAEEHLNRA, encoded by the coding sequence ATGGGAGAAGCGGCTTCGCATCCGGCGGTCTTTCCCCTCGGGGCCCCCCTGGCCGACGGCGTGGCCCGCTTCGGCACCGACGGCATCCGCGGCCGCGTCGGCACCGGCGTCACCCCGGCCCTGGCCCTGCAGGTGGGCTACTGGACCGGGGTGGTGCTCCAGGCCGACGGGCCGGTGGTGATCGGCACTGACTCGCGCCGCAGCGGGCCGATGCTGGTGGCGGCCCTCAGCGCCGGCCTGATGGCCGCCGGCCGCGAGGTGTGGCAGCTGGGGCTGTGCCCCACCCCGGCGGTGCCGGGCACGATCCGGCGCCAGGGGGCCGCCGGCGGCCTGATGGTGTCGGCCAGCCACAACCCTCCCCACGACAACGGCATCAAGGTGTTCGGCGCCAGCGGCGCCAAGCTCGTGGCGGCCCGCCAGCAGGCGATCGAGGCGGGCCTCCAGGGCCGCACCGCCGCGCCGCCGCTGGTGGGCAGTGGCCGGCTGGTGACGCGGCCCGATCTGCTGGCGGCCTATGTGGCGTCTCTGCGGGCCAGCACCGGCGGCCAGCGGCTCGACGGCTGCCGCGTCGTGCTCGACCTCTGCTGGGGTTCGGCCACCGCCTGCGGTGAGGAGCTGTTCCGCTCCCTGGGCGCCGAGGTGCTGGTGCTGCACGGTGAGCCGGACGGCGAGCGCATCAACCAGGGCTGCGGCAGCACCCACCTGGAGCCCCTCAAGCGGGCGGTGCTGGAGAGCGGCGCCGACATGGGCTTCGCCTTCGACGGCGACGCCGACCGGATGCTGGCGGTGGACGGCCGCGGCCGGGTGGTGGACGGTGACCACACGCTCTATCTGTGGGGTTCGGCCCTGCGCCGCGAGGGCCAGCTGCCCGACGACCGCCTGGTGGCGACGGTGATGTCGAACCTGGGCTTCGAGCGGGCCTGGCAGGCCAGCGGCGGGGTGCTGGAGCGCACCGATGTGGGCGACCAGCACGTGCACGCCGCCATGGAGGCCCTGGGGGCCGGGCTGGGGGGCGAGCAGTCGGGCCACATCCTCTCGGCCCGCCATGGCATGAGCGGCGACGGCCTGCTCACCGCCCTGCAGGTGGCCACCCTGATCCAGGGCGGTGGCCTGAAGCTGGCCGAATGGATGGACGGCAGCTTCCAGCCCTACCCCCAGCGGCTGGTGAACGTGACCGTGCCCGACCGGCAGCGGCGCCAGCAGTGGCAGCAGTGCGAACCGCTGCGGCTGGCGGTGGCCGAGGCGGAGGCGGCCATGGCCGGCCATGGCCGGGTGCTGGTGCGGGCCAGCGGCACCGAACCCCTGCTGCGGGTGATGGTGGAGGCGGCCGAGCAGAGCCAGGTCGACCACTGGAGTGAGTCCCTGGCCGCCGCCGCCGAGGAGCACCTCAACCGGGCCTGA
- a CDS encoding lytic transglycosylase domain-containing protein, whose amino-acid sequence MARLPLLLSLSCLGTGLALVGGRALLARQPALTPATATDRLEWLQHWDTDPWRRREASLLLAARSKDPQAQRQWLRGQGWGPDPLAALVLKQDALAATALDRPETALALWRQLQRRFPGDPASADALYALGGDDPDKRRQLLQRFPAHPAALAAALAAGPEPAERRRGALHLARWGARWPGAEARLRQVCKEDGPDLNAQQRGQLAEGLAELGDAEGALRCLGSSLNGLGASGRLSLGRALLAGNEQQQGQAERLLLDLVRSAPTAPEAEAAVRLLAQQGSPAAAASLARLPPRWRDSAPVLARRILEAEPTDAAALDLLRRWPLDPASRTLQWDLVRERLLAGRWRAAMALLEAIPTDQLPPPLAARQSFWIGFTQQQLGEGAAARATWEALLRRHPGGYYGWRAAVRLGQGDLQLDAGPHRPAGAAGPGGGSSWRPLASGDANLDRLWRLDQRTEAWETWRHRRGRRAPEGSRELLLEGRLRQGVGDDWTGFGLLEQASLKLDGNQCALERELERSLHPLRFEAAFRAAANQGGLPMELLLGVAKQESRFTPAVRSPVGATGLMQLMPETASELAGGPVPESVLEDPAGNAGLGSRYLANMLRQWDGDPLLAVASYNAGPGAVAGWVNPQLRSDPELWVEAIPYPETRLYVKKVLGNVWSYQQGSVPGC is encoded by the coding sequence TTGGCCCGACTCCCGCTGCTGCTCTCCCTCTCCTGTCTGGGCACCGGCCTGGCACTGGTGGGGGGCCGGGCCCTGCTGGCGCGCCAGCCGGCGCTCACCCCCGCCACCGCCACCGACCGGCTGGAGTGGCTGCAGCACTGGGATACCGATCCCTGGCGCCGCCGGGAGGCCAGCCTGCTGCTGGCGGCCCGCAGCAAGGATCCCCAGGCGCAGCGCCAGTGGCTGCGGGGCCAGGGCTGGGGTCCCGATCCCCTGGCCGCCCTGGTGCTGAAGCAGGACGCCCTCGCCGCCACGGCGCTGGATCGTCCCGAAACGGCCCTGGCCCTGTGGCGCCAGCTGCAGCGGCGCTTCCCGGGTGATCCGGCCAGCGCCGATGCCCTCTATGCCCTCGGCGGCGACGATCCAGACAAACGCCGGCAGCTGCTGCAGCGCTTCCCGGCCCATCCCGCCGCCCTGGCCGCCGCCCTGGCCGCCGGCCCGGAGCCGGCCGAACGCCGACGCGGCGCCCTGCACCTGGCCCGCTGGGGGGCCCGCTGGCCCGGCGCCGAGGCCCGCCTACGGCAGGTCTGCAAGGAGGACGGCCCGGACCTGAACGCCCAGCAGCGGGGGCAGCTGGCGGAGGGCCTGGCCGAACTGGGCGATGCCGAAGGGGCCCTGCGCTGCCTGGGCTCCAGCCTCAACGGCCTGGGGGCCAGCGGCCGGCTCAGCCTGGGCCGGGCCCTGCTGGCGGGGAACGAGCAGCAACAGGGCCAGGCCGAGCGGCTGCTGCTGGATCTGGTCCGCAGCGCCCCCACCGCCCCGGAGGCCGAGGCGGCCGTGCGGCTGCTGGCCCAGCAGGGCAGCCCCGCCGCCGCCGCATCCCTGGCCCGGCTGCCGCCCCGCTGGCGCGACAGTGCCCCGGTGCTGGCGCGGCGGATCCTGGAGGCCGAACCCACCGACGCCGCCGCCCTCGACCTGCTGCGTCGCTGGCCCCTCGACCCCGCCAGCCGCACGCTGCAGTGGGATCTCGTGCGGGAGCGGCTGCTGGCCGGCCGCTGGCGGGCGGCCATGGCCCTGCTGGAAGCCATTCCGACAGACCAGCTGCCGCCGCCCCTGGCCGCCCGGCAGAGCTTCTGGATCGGCTTCACTCAGCAACAGCTCGGGGAAGGGGCCGCCGCCAGGGCCACCTGGGAGGCGCTGCTGCGGCGCCATCCCGGCGGCTACTACGGTTGGCGCGCCGCCGTGCGCCTGGGCCAGGGGGATCTGCAGCTGGACGCCGGGCCCCACCGGCCGGCCGGTGCCGCCGGCCCGGGAGGCGGCAGCAGCTGGCGGCCCCTGGCCAGCGGCGACGCGAACCTCGATCGGCTCTGGCGGCTGGACCAGCGCACCGAGGCCTGGGAGACCTGGCGCCACCGCCGCGGCCGCCGCGCCCCGGAGGGCAGCCGGGAGCTGCTGCTGGAGGGACGGCTGCGCCAGGGGGTCGGCGACGACTGGACCGGCTTCGGCCTGCTGGAGCAGGCCAGCCTGAAGCTGGACGGCAACCAGTGCGCCCTGGAGCGGGAACTGGAGCGCAGCCTGCATCCGCTGCGTTTCGAAGCGGCCTTCCGGGCAGCCGCCAACCAGGGCGGGCTGCCGATGGAGCTGCTGTTGGGGGTGGCCAAGCAGGAGTCGCGCTTCACCCCGGCGGTGCGCTCGCCGGTGGGGGCCACGGGCCTGATGCAGCTGATGCCGGAGACCGCCTCCGAGCTGGCCGGTGGGCCGGTGCCGGAGTCGGTGCTGGAGGACCCGGCCGGCAACGCCGGTCTCGGCAGCCGCTACCTGGCGAACATGCTGCGCCAGTGGGACGGCGACCCCCTGCTGGCGGTGGCCAGCTACAACGCCGGGCCCGGCGCCGTGGCCGGCTGGGTGAACCCCCAGCTGCGCAGCGACCCGGAGCTGTGGGTGGAGGCGATCCCCTATCCCGAAACCCGCCTGTACGTGAAGAAGGTGCTGGGCAACGTCTGGAGCTACCAGCAGGGCAGCGTGCCGGGCTGCTGA
- a CDS encoding NIL domain-containing protein translates to MKRRLTLHFPSEAVHQPITYRLAVDFDIAAKILRAQIAPNQSGTMVVELSGDIDELDAAEDWLEGQGLGLNRAPGEIRIDPERCVDCGICSSVCPSGALHYTPVSQRLHFEASRCLVCEQCIPSCPLEAITLVLQP, encoded by the coding sequence GTGAAACGGCGCCTCACTCTCCATTTCCCCTCCGAGGCGGTGCACCAGCCGATCACCTACCGCCTCGCGGTCGACTTCGACATCGCCGCCAAGATCCTGCGGGCCCAGATCGCCCCCAATCAGAGCGGCACCATGGTGGTGGAGCTCTCCGGCGACATCGACGAGCTCGACGCGGCGGAGGACTGGCTGGAGGGCCAGGGGCTGGGGCTCAACCGCGCCCCCGGTGAGATCCGCATCGATCCGGAGCGCTGCGTCGACTGCGGCATCTGCTCCAGCGTCTGCCCGAGCGGCGCCCTCCACTACACACCGGTGAGCCAGCGGCTCCACTTCGAGGCCTCCCGCTGCCTGGTGTGCGAGCAGTGCATCCCCAGCTGCCCGCTGGAGGCCATCACCCTGGTGCTGCAGCCATGA
- a CDS encoding thioredoxin domain-containing protein, which produces MAPSGSSPPSTLGRTERMVLAAVAAVLVVLMVWLRGGLHPEAPLERLARQSPEFSVALADGRPTLVEFYADWCEACRSMAPAMERIERQQRGRMDVVLLNVDNPRWQPELERYDVNGIPQLEFFDAAGAPVGRSLGARSGSELEALTAALVEGTPLPRLAGVGAVSSLPEAAGAEGAAPPAAALPTPQAGPRSHG; this is translated from the coding sequence ATGGCCCCGTCGGGCAGTTCCCCCCCCTCCACCCTCGGCCGCACCGAGCGCATGGTGCTGGCGGCCGTGGCGGCCGTGCTGGTGGTGCTGATGGTGTGGCTGCGGGGCGGCCTGCATCCGGAAGCGCCCCTGGAGCGCCTCGCCCGCCAGTCGCCCGAGTTCAGCGTGGCCCTGGCCGATGGGCGGCCCACCCTGGTGGAGTTCTACGCCGACTGGTGCGAGGCCTGCCGTTCGATGGCACCGGCAATGGAGCGGATCGAGCGCCAGCAGCGCGGCCGCATGGATGTGGTGCTGCTCAATGTCGACAACCCCCGCTGGCAGCCGGAGCTGGAGCGCTACGACGTCAACGGCATCCCCCAGCTGGAGTTCTTCGACGCCGCCGGCGCCCCCGTGGGTCGCTCGCTCGGCGCCCGCAGCGGCTCCGAGCTCGAGGCCCTCACCGCCGCCCTGGTCGAGGGCACGCCCCTGCCCCGGCTGGCGGGGGTGGGGGCCGTGAGCAGCCTGCCGGAAGCGGCCGGGGCCGAGGGCGCCGCTCCCCCGGCGGCCGCCCTGCCCACCCCCCAGGCCGGTCCCCGCAGCCACGGCTGA
- the thyX gene encoding FAD-dependent thymidylate synthase: MDPRFRVALIAATPNPQQCVYAGMHQDYSEGFVAADRADWPDERKAGEICVKRLLAGERGHYGPLEHAQIVLNVGWFPHSVMQQARTHRVGVSFDVQSMRYTGDRIRRAANGELDLEEVFYLRPVGPYNDRQGKKYLYDEGQRAIDLELCRTAAGRYRDLLDAGFAEEHARGILPFDYRQHFVVSFTLRAFLHFLDLRAKLDAQQEIRELCDLMWPHLQQWVPEFADWYEKSRLHRARLAP; encoded by the coding sequence ATGGATCCCCGCTTCCGGGTCGCGCTGATCGCCGCCACGCCGAACCCGCAGCAGTGCGTCTACGCCGGGATGCACCAGGACTACAGCGAGGGGTTCGTGGCCGCCGACCGGGCCGACTGGCCCGACGAGCGCAAGGCCGGTGAGATCTGCGTCAAGCGGCTGCTGGCCGGCGAGCGCGGCCACTACGGCCCACTGGAGCACGCCCAGATCGTGCTCAACGTGGGCTGGTTTCCCCATTCGGTGATGCAGCAGGCCCGCACCCACCGGGTGGGCGTGAGCTTCGATGTGCAGTCCATGCGCTACACCGGCGACCGCATCCGCCGTGCCGCCAACGGCGAGCTCGACCTGGAGGAGGTGTTCTACCTGCGGCCGGTGGGGCCCTACAACGACCGCCAGGGCAAGAAGTATCTGTATGACGAAGGCCAGCGGGCCATCGATCTGGAGCTCTGCCGCACGGCGGCCGGGCGCTACCGGGATCTCTTGGATGCCGGCTTCGCCGAGGAGCACGCCCGCGGCATCCTGCCCTTCGACTACCGCCAGCACTTCGTCGTGAGCTTCACCCTGCGGGCGTTCCTGCACTTCCTCGACCTGCGGGCCAAGCTCGATGCCCAGCAGGAGATCCGCGAACTCTGCGACCTGATGTGGCCCCACCTGCAGCAGTGGGTGCCGGAATTCGCCGACTGGTACGAGAAGAGCCGACTGCACAGGGCCAGGCTGGCTCCCTGA